The Methanoplanus sp. FWC-SCC4 genome has a window encoding:
- the wecB gene encoding non-hydrolyzing UDP-N-acetylglucosamine 2-epimerase: MKIMTVLGTRPEIIRLSRVIPKLDLLCDHVLVHTGQNYDPNLNEIFFRDLNIRAPDYFLDTKGDSFGEAIGNILSKVENIILKEKPDRVLILGDTNSCLSAVIAKRLGIPVFHMEAGNRCYDDRVPEEVNRRIIDHTSDILMPYTERSRSNLLKEGLENNRIFVTGNPISEVIKYYHSKVEESSILRLLNIKEKEFILVTLHRAENVDSNSRLKSIIESFDNIQKKYSMPVIVSLHPRTEQKIEKFGLMPENNQIRMIKPFGFFDFIRLEENAFCVITDSGTVQEECCIFKTPNITIRDVTERPETMECGSNIISGIETASIELCMKMAVSDMNEWIPPSEYVKENVSDTVVKIVLGYHHQLLN; encoded by the coding sequence ATGAAAATAATGACGGTTCTTGGAACAAGGCCGGAGATAATTCGTTTAAGCAGAGTAATACCCAAACTGGATCTTCTTTGCGATCACGTTCTTGTTCACACCGGACAGAATTATGACCCTAACTTAAACGAAATTTTTTTCAGGGATCTTAATATCAGAGCACCGGATTATTTTCTTGATACAAAAGGAGATAGTTTTGGAGAGGCTATAGGAAACATACTTAGTAAGGTTGAAAATATAATTCTTAAAGAGAAGCCTGACCGGGTGTTAATTCTTGGGGATACCAACAGCTGCCTTTCAGCAGTTATTGCCAAAAGACTGGGCATTCCCGTATTTCATATGGAAGCCGGAAACAGGTGCTATGACGACCGCGTCCCGGAAGAAGTAAACCGCAGGATCATTGACCATACCAGTGATATTCTGATGCCGTACACCGAAAGAAGCAGATCAAATTTATTAAAAGAAGGATTGGAAAACAACAGGATATTTGTTACAGGAAATCCGATATCCGAAGTAATAAAATATTATCATTCTAAAGTTGAAGAATCTTCGATACTCCGCCTTTTGAACATCAAAGAAAAGGAATTCATACTTGTTACTCTTCACCGTGCTGAAAATGTGGATTCCAATTCCAGATTAAAGTCTATTATTGAATCTTTTGACAATATTCAGAAAAAATATTCAATGCCTGTAATTGTAAGTCTTCACCCTCGAACAGAACAAAAAATTGAAAAATTTGGTTTGATGCCTGAAAATAATCAAATTCGTATGATTAAACCTTTTGGATTTTTTGACTTTATCAGGCTTGAGGAAAATGCTTTCTGTGTCATTACGGACAGCGGGACAGTGCAGGAAGAATGTTGTATTTTCAAAACTCCCAACATAACAATACGTGACGTCACGGAAAGACCTGAGACGATGGAATGCGGGAGTAATATTATCAGCGGGATTGAAACTGCAAGTATAGAACTCTGTATGAAGATGGCGGTTTCGGATATGAATGAGTGGATTCCACCTTCTGAATATGTTAAAGAGAATGTAAGTGATACTGTTGTAAAAATAGTACTGGGCTATCACCATCAGCTTTTAAACTAA